The sequence TATGTCCGTCTCATTACCTGGTGCATCCTTGTGTCCCCTGGGAGTCAGAATGCCTGATTTGGCCTTAACTCCCTGTATTTCAGACCTTGTCTAGTCCCATCCCAAGCCAGGGTACCCAGCAGGCGGTAGGGATGTTTGTTGGGTGGGCGGgtagatggttggatggatatGTAGGGTGTTCTGCCCCGACTGGATTCTATTGGTGTTTCCCACAAGGTGTAACTAATCATGAGGGGTAGGAAAGtagcctttttgttgttgttgttttagataagatattgctctgttgcccaggctggagtgcagtggtgtgatcatggctcactgcagactcgagctcctgggctcaagtgaacctcccacctcagcctactgagtaactaggactacaagcgtgcaccaccgcacctagctaagtatttatttatttatttatttactttttaatgtagagatgaggtcttgctgtgttccccacactggtcttgaactcctggcctcaagcgatcctcccactttagcctcccaaagtgctgggattacaggcatgagccaccgcgcctggcctttagCCCCTTTTTATGCAGGATAAATCCTGATGACTTTTTGCTACAGAGGCCTCAGCAGGAGTTGATGTGTTCCCCCCGAGGGGTCTACTGAGGGGCCCCAGGGCCCACACTGCCACACCCATGCGCCAGGCCTGCTCCATTCCTTTGGAAACCTATTCATTGGTTTTGAGATACATTTTGAAGAGTTGTGTTTCTGCTCTGTTCTGGGTCTTGTGCCTGTTACCAAAAGCAAAGTGATGAAATGCAGGAAGAACCGAGTGAGCACACGATCTGTCACCACCAATCTGTCGCCACTGTCTAGACCGGGGTCCCTTATCCTAGTTTCGGCACTCCTCTGGTCTAAGGGCAGAATTCAGAGGATAGCAGTCTGTGGCTGTCACCGTAGAAATGGGGATGTTTTCATATCACATTAGGATTGGGCAGGTCTCATCATGTGGCAGCAGCCGTTAGGCCTGCCCCTCAGTCGATGCATCGATCACGATACACACTTGACTCATGCATTTGTTTTCCTATTTGATGACTACTTTTCGAGCGCCTGACCAGACCAGCACTCTGATCTCATAGATGGGACCCTGAGGCCTGGGCACACCTGAAGTGCCTTCACCTGCCAGGCTTTCCTCCCAGAGAGACGAGgtgacttgctcagggtcacacagctcatGAGTGAGGGGTAGAGCCAGCTGTTCTCCTTTACTAGCCTGCTGACCATGTGACCTTGATTAGGTCACTTTGCCTGCCACAGAGCattagttttctcatctctaaaggGGAATCACGATCTTTGCTCCATAGTTCAGGTGCTGGTGGGGGACAATGGTGCCTGCTCACCTTGTGACAAGTGGTGCAATTCTGTCTGTGGCCATGAGGTGGCGGGCCAGACCAGGTCCTGGGTTCTTTCATGGCCTGGGCAGGAAGCAGGAGGCCCCAGCCTGGTTCTAGCTGCAGCAGGAGCTGCAGAAATGCCTGCTCAGAACATAGGCCTGCATCCCTCAGATGGAGCGCCCAGGGTTTGAACAGGCCTCCCTCTTCATGCTGGTGTTGTCCTCTTTAGAACACTCTTCTGAATAATTGAGTTTGAGCCCCACCATGTATCTTGAGGCCTTTGCATGGCAGGAATTACCAGCCCCGTTTCATTGATGAGGAAATACAGGAAGGTGTATGATTGGCCCAGTGAGATAACTGCCTAGGTCTGCTGGTAGGGctctgtgctgggccctgggaACACAAATGACTCAGATATTGGCCCTCCCCTCTCAGAATCTCATGAAATAAGCAGACATGTAACACACGCAACAGCAGAAGGATTTGCTGAGCTTTGGGAGCCTGGTGGTAGAATTAGGTCATTTCTTCCTGGATGTCATGGGCAAAGTCATGACTGTGGTCAGACCTGGGCATTTGGGTCATGTCTCTGGAGTGACGTGGATTGGAGGAAGCCTGGCCAGAGGCAGGAGGCTGGGTCAAGGCTGCTGCAAGAGGCAAGTTGTGGACCTGGAGATAGATTTTGGGAACAAAGTCCACCAAACTTAGAGTGAGAGGATTTATTAACACTTCCTGAGTTTCTGtggtgccaagcactgttctaggctcCAGGGACACAGCACGGAACAAAACAGTCAAAAACCTCAGCTTCCTGCTGGGCGCTAtagctcacgcctctaatcccagggaggccgacgtgggaggatcacctgaggtcaggagtttgagaccagcctggccaacatggtgaaacccagtctttactaaaaatacaaaaattagctgggcatggtggcacgctcctgtaatcccagctactcaggggactgaggcacaagaatcgcttgaacctgggaggcagaagttgcagtgagccaagatggcgccactgcactccagcctgggtgacaaagcgagactctgtctcaaaacaaaacaaaaagccccagCTTTGTTCTAGTCAAGGAAACAAACAGGGTAAATGAGGTGCTGGAAAGTAGAGGCGTGGCGTGTCAGGTGGTGGTAAACAGGCAAGAGTTAGGCAGGGTGACCAGGGAACGCCCCTGCAAACaggacttttaaataaataaagacctgAAGGAAGTAGGCGGGCAGGCCATGGAGATACCTCGTGGCAGGAAGAACAGCAAGTGCATGGGTCGAGTGTGGGACTTGCCTGGTGTGCTCAAGGTCTGGCAGGGAGGCCTGGGTGGCTGCAGCACAACAGCAAAGGACGGGTTGGGGTGTAGAAATCAGGAATGGTGGGGCTGGATCAGTGGAGCCTGGTCGGGAGCTGCTGGAGGGCTCAGGGCCAGGGAGGGATGTGGCCTGACTTGGGTTTTAAATGGACCCCTTTGGCTGCTAGCAGGAGAGTGGGCTGAAGGGAAACTAGGGCAGAAATAGAGAGACAGGtctggaggcttttttttttttttttttttttttttgaggcagactttcgctctgctgcccaggctggagtacaatggcgcgatctcggctcactgcaacctccgcttctggggttcaagtgattcttctgtctcagcctctcgagtagctgggattacaggcgcccgccaccatgcccggctaatttttgtatttttagtagagacggggtttcaccatattggccaggctggtctcaaactcctgacctcctgatccgcccgcctcagcctcccaaagtgctgggattacaggcgtgagccaccgtgcccggcctggaggCTCTTTCTAGGGGAGTTAAGCATGGACTCAGTGCTGGCCAGGAAAAAGGATGGTGGGATAGTCTATGACACTGGCTGCTTCTAGGATGGAGCCAGCCAACTGCTCTGTGGCCAGAATGTGAGGCATGAGAGAAAGAGGAGTCCTCGCTGACTCTGAAGGTTTTGCCAGCTGACTGGAAGGATGGAGTTGTCTTTGGCTGAGCTAAGGAAGCCTGCAGGAGGAGCAGGTTTTGGGGGCTTCAGGGGCTCTACTTTTGGCATGCAAAGATTAAGGGGTCTATTAGCCACCTGGGTGGAGAAATCAAGTCAATAGCTGCATACATGTGTGACATTCAGAGGGAAGACCTGGAGGTGTAATTTGGGTGTTATTAGCAACTGGGTGGTTTTAAAGCCACAGAACTGGACGAGGTCACCGGGGGACTGAGTGTGGGAGAAGAGATCCAAGGACCGAGCTCTGGAGCCCCAGCATGTAGATGCTGGGCAAAGGCGAGGGAGCCGCCTGTGTGGGAGCGGAACCCTGGGTGAGTGCGGGGGCCTGGGAGCCAGGCAGAAAAAGCGTTTCAAGGAGGGAGTAAACAGCTGTGGTGGACTCTGTCAATAGCGCCAGTGCGGTGAGGACTGAGAAGCTGCTGCTGGGTCTAATACCAAGGAGGTCATGGTAGCAAGCGGTGGGAGTAAGAGCAGGGAAGTTGAAGATACCCTGGTCTCTACTTTGGGTGGGTGGTGACACCCCAACCTGCCCCCAGCTAGAGAGGAAACAAGGTAAGATGCTTCTGAGGCCACATGTCGGACAGGGGAAGACACTGGCCAGCATCGTGATCTTCCAGCAGACATGTCTAGAGCATCTGTGCCCGGGCCTGGAGCAGTCTTGTCCGTCTCTGGCCCCACAGCTCCCCCAGGCCCATTCCTTTTTGATGGCACCTTATCTGTGGTGAGGGCCACctgttctccctccctccatcccatcCCTGTGAGTATCTTCTGCTCCCTGGTCTTGAGCCTCTGGGGCCCGAGCTGCCCGGGCATTGGTTGGAGGCAGCCCTGGTTCAGAGCGCAGCTCTGGAGTCACTAGCTGGGTGATCCTTGACAGTTTGTTCGACCTAGCCAGCCTTGCTAAGCCTTCATTTCCTCTTGAGCAGGAGGTCAGGCTCTGGATGTCTCTGGAGGTTGTCTGAAGGTTTGGGCAAGCTGAGGCAGTTGGAAGTTACTCTGAGGTGTGGCATGAATGAGGGCATGGCTGTGATGGGCAGTGATGACCTGAGCTACCCCCGAGTCCCCCCCCGCCAGCCCTGCTCTGGCAGCCCCTGCAGCTGCTCTGAGTAAGGGAGCAGGGCCAGCCACTGCATTCTGTCTCACTGCTGTTCTCTGCTCTCCCCGCAGGTGGAAGGCTTTCGGGCCACCATGGCGCAGCGCCTGGTGCGCATGCTGCAGATCTGCGCTGGCCACGTGCCCGGTGTCTCAGCTCTGAACCTGCTGTCCCTGCTGAGAAGCTCTGAGGGCCCCTCCCTGGAGGACCTGTGAGGGCGACTGGCCCCTGGGCTGCCTCTCCCCATGGCTTCATGCTGACTCCATAAACATTCTCTGTTGAGGATGTCCAGTCAGGGCTTGACAGGCCCAGGCTCAGCTTCCAGTGGTTGGGAAGGTTCCCTGTAGCACCTGTGCTCCAGCAGGGAGAGCTAGGCAGAAGCAGCGAGGGGGCCCAGCTGGTGGGACTCCAGCCCCCTCCCACTCCCACACTCACTCTTGCAGAGCCTTGTGTCTTTAAGCAGCTGgcgtgttacatctctatttaagGTTTCCTTCGAATAAAAGGTCTGTGACTAAAAAAAGTTGAGAAATCACTGGTCTCATTCactttacaggtaaggaaactgactCAGAACAATTAAAGAGTAGGGCAGGGTGggccgggtgcagaggctcacgcctgtaataccaacactttgggaggccaaggtgggtggatcacttgagatcagggatttgaaaccatcctggccaacatggtgaaaccccatctctacaaaaatacaaaaattagctggacatggtggtgggtgcctatagtcccagctacttaggaggctgaggcaggagaatcacttgaacccgggaggcagaggttgcagtgagctgagattgcgccactgcactccagcctggacaacagagtgagactccacctcaaaaaaaaaaaaaaaaaaaaagtgagaccagcctggccaacataatgaaaccctgtctctactaaaaatataaaaatcagccaggcatggtgacacggacctgtagtcccagctactcgggaggctgaagcagaatcacttgaacctggaaggcggaggttgtgttgagccgagatcatgccactgcctgggcagcagagcgagactctgtctcaaaaaaaaaaaaaaaagtctgggcgcggtggttcacgcctgtaatcctagcactttgggaggtagaggcgggcagatcacaaggtcaggagatgaagaccatccgggctaacacggtgaaaccctgtctctactaaaagtacaaaaaaattagccaggtgtggtggtgggcgcctgtagtcctagcttcttgggaggctgagacaggagaatggcgtgaacctgggaggcagagcttgcagtgagccaagatcgtgccactgcactccagcctgggcgactgagtgagactctgtctcaaaaaaaaaaaagagtagggcAGGGTAAGGggagcttgaactcaggaagccaATCAGACTCGCCTCCTGGCCCTGCTGTCATAGAACGTGGTTGTTGCCTCTTGGAGCTGTTTCCTCATGTGAATGGAGATGTTCTGCTCACCTTGTCAcattgtgaggattgaatgagatgaTGGGGGACATGCCTGGGACCGTGTGA comes from Macaca mulatta isolate MMU2019108-1 chromosome 10, T2T-MMU8v2.0, whole genome shotgun sequence and encodes:
- the CENPM gene encoding centromere protein M isoform X3; this encodes MEIPRGRKNSKCMGRVWDLPGVLKVEGFRATMAQRLVRMLQICAGHVPGVSALNLLSLLRSSEGPSLEDL